The Cohnella abietis genome has a segment encoding these proteins:
- a CDS encoding IucA/IucC family C-terminal-domain containing protein produces MPFEYTPEEIDELVKDHRLALAPSADRWYSIPTTDLLDKDKSLAYLDKVASIFEATSNVANASLFAKRYSFLIISSSLFAMSRYDKSLDYSIGNCHVESHHQGQAWLPKVRLTDWQVTRPEERGRNEWRDQVIRNVFADNLSKAWRALSKSASISISVLWENTAIYVYWLYENKFLEGANAELKAQVQADYDYLRSAAPGHLFGEAKNPIAKFDSPKVLTSASNEPIRIRKTCCYYYQASDEPNDYCPTCPKLKHEAVSIG; encoded by the coding sequence ATGCCGTTTGAATATACACCTGAGGAAATCGATGAGTTAGTGAAAGATCATCGATTGGCGTTAGCACCGTCGGCGGACAGATGGTACTCCATACCGACGACTGATCTGCTGGATAAAGACAAAAGTTTGGCGTATCTGGACAAGGTTGCGAGTATATTCGAAGCTACGTCCAACGTTGCAAATGCCTCACTTTTTGCCAAGAGGTATAGCTTCTTGATCATTTCATCCAGCCTATTTGCGATGAGCCGATATGACAAAAGCCTAGACTATTCCATTGGAAATTGTCATGTTGAATCGCATCATCAAGGTCAAGCCTGGCTGCCGAAAGTCCGCTTGACCGACTGGCAAGTCACAAGGCCAGAGGAGAGGGGGCGGAATGAATGGCGAGACCAGGTCATTCGCAACGTATTTGCCGATAATCTGTCGAAGGCCTGGCGTGCTCTGTCCAAATCTGCTTCCATCTCGATCTCAGTCCTATGGGAAAATACAGCGATCTACGTGTACTGGCTTTACGAGAATAAATTTTTGGAAGGAGCTAACGCGGAGCTTAAAGCTCAGGTACAAGCGGACTATGATTATCTCCGCTCGGCAGCGCCGGGTCACCTTTTCGGAGAAGCCAAGAATCCTATTGCCAAATTTGATAGCCCAAAAGTCCTCACTAGCGCTTCGAACGAGCCCATTCGCATCCGCAAAACCTGCTGTTATTATTATCAGGCCTCGGATGAACCGAATGATTATTGCCCAACCTGCCCCAAGCTGAAGCATGAAGCGGTCTCCATAGGCTAG
- a CDS encoding ABC transporter ATP-binding protein: MHALETHDLSISYGDQFIFQDLQLSIAKGKVTVLIGSNGCGKSTLLRTMARLLKPHKGNVLIEGQSIATLPTKEVAKRMALLPQGPTAPEGLTVLQLVKQGRYPYQSWLQQWSKEDEMHVNRALKTTGLTELAERTVDSLSGGQRQRAWIAMVLAQGTDIMLLDEPTTYLDLTHQIEVLDLLYSFNVSEGRTIVMVLHDINLACRYAHHIVAIQDQQVYVEGSPEEIVTTGMIEAVFRMKASVIKDPLYGTPMCVPHGKGRTI, from the coding sequence TTGCACGCTCTGGAAACTCACGACTTGTCGATAAGCTACGGGGATCAATTTATATTTCAAGATTTGCAACTGTCTATTGCCAAAGGAAAAGTGACAGTGTTGATCGGGAGCAACGGCTGTGGTAAATCTACGTTGCTCCGTACGATGGCCCGATTGCTCAAGCCGCATAAGGGCAACGTGTTGATTGAGGGGCAGAGTATCGCTACGCTACCGACGAAGGAAGTCGCCAAACGGATGGCGCTGCTGCCTCAAGGTCCTACGGCACCGGAAGGACTGACTGTCCTTCAACTCGTCAAGCAAGGAAGATATCCGTATCAGAGCTGGTTGCAGCAGTGGTCGAAGGAAGACGAGATGCACGTAAACCGAGCATTGAAGACGACAGGGTTGACTGAGCTTGCTGAGCGGACGGTTGATTCTTTGTCTGGCGGACAGCGGCAACGCGCGTGGATTGCGATGGTATTGGCGCAAGGAACGGACATCATGCTACTCGATGAACCGACGACGTATTTGGATTTGACGCACCAGATTGAAGTGCTCGATTTGCTGTACTCGTTTAACGTTAGCGAGGGTCGAACGATAGTTATGGTGCTTCATGATATTAATCTAGCTTGCCGTTATGCGCATCATATCGTGGCCATTCAAGATCAACAGGTTTATGTTGAAGGCTCTCCGGAGGAGATCGTGACTACGGGCATGATTGAAGCCGTCTTCCGCATGAAGGCAAGCGTCATTAAAGACCCTCTGTACGGAACGCCGATGTGCGTGCCGCATGGCAAGGGAAGGACAATCTGA
- a CDS encoding stalk domain-containing protein has translation MIKPKLRIFALCLSFLLAVVSVPFVATAADTPIKVVLDGNPLSFDVQPQIIKGTIMVPYSAITSKFGATLSVDSNTKKLTVTRGKTVVQLTIDSNQATVNGQAIKIPVNVVEKNGRTLVPLRFLGEAFGLWVNWNASTRTANIETQRTIKHAMGETTLTSVPKRVVVLFNGMVDISLTLGVKPVGAIESWVQAPWYHYLRADMAGVKSLGSELQPNIEAIVALKPDLIIGVKFRHEKIYGQLSKIAPTVYVDQLFEWKANMDLVSKALNKEDKAAAFMANWNKRVADFKAAIADRNSEVSIVRFHDDNSARVYISGFAGSILKELGLNRPKAQQSPDKVFIDLDSQEQIPLIDGDIIFDITSSNNGGDEFKTQTEWQKNPLWSNLKAIKNGKYYKVNDITWNMSGGATAAKMMLDDLFFYFDI, from the coding sequence ATGATTAAGCCAAAGCTCCGCATATTTGCCTTATGCCTTTCCTTCCTCCTTGCCGTCGTTTCCGTACCATTCGTCGCTACTGCGGCCGACACGCCGATTAAAGTCGTGCTCGACGGCAATCCGCTCAGCTTCGACGTCCAGCCACAAATCATTAAAGGCACCATTATGGTTCCTTACAGCGCAATCACTTCCAAATTCGGCGCTACTTTAAGCGTAGATTCGAACACGAAGAAGCTAACAGTCACAAGAGGTAAAACGGTCGTTCAATTGACGATTGACAGCAATCAAGCAACCGTAAACGGCCAAGCCATTAAAATTCCCGTAAACGTCGTCGAAAAGAACGGCCGCACGCTAGTACCGCTTCGCTTCCTCGGTGAAGCATTCGGCTTATGGGTGAATTGGAATGCCAGCACCCGCACAGCAAACATCGAAACACAACGCACGATCAAGCACGCAATGGGCGAAACGACGCTCACTTCCGTTCCGAAGCGTGTCGTCGTCCTATTTAACGGTATGGTGGACATTTCGTTGACGTTGGGAGTCAAACCCGTAGGTGCAATCGAATCGTGGGTTCAAGCTCCGTGGTATCACTATCTTCGAGCAGACATGGCAGGCGTAAAAAGCCTCGGTAGCGAGCTTCAACCGAACATTGAAGCAATCGTCGCCTTGAAGCCGGACCTGATTATTGGAGTGAAGTTCCGCCACGAGAAAATATATGGTCAGTTGTCCAAAATCGCTCCTACTGTGTACGTTGATCAGCTTTTCGAGTGGAAAGCCAACATGGACTTAGTCTCCAAGGCACTTAACAAAGAAGACAAAGCAGCGGCTTTCATGGCCAATTGGAACAAACGAGTAGCAGACTTTAAGGCGGCAATTGCCGACAGGAATTCCGAAGTGTCTATTGTCCGCTTCCATGACGACAATTCCGCCCGCGTCTACATATCTGGATTCGCAGGCTCTATTCTGAAGGAGCTCGGTCTGAATCGTCCAAAAGCGCAGCAGTCACCGGATAAAGTGTTCATCGACTTAGATTCGCAGGAACAAATTCCACTCATTGACGGTGATATCATATTTGATATTACATCCAGTAACAATGGCGGAGATGAGTTCAAGACCCAGACAGAGTGGCAGAAGAATCCACTCTGGAGCAATCTTAAAGCTATTAAGAACGGTAAGTACTATAAGGTAAACGACATCACATGGAATATGTCCGGCGGTGCAACCGCGGCGAAAATGATGCTCGACGACCTGTTCTTCTACTTCGACATTTAA
- a CDS encoding FecCD family ABC transporter permease — MERLFSGNLAKGSGLAFGFLILIVCVYASMAYGATPINWTDVYHSFTQYDVTSNAQIIVQTSRMPRAFTAAVIGASLAIAGSLIQGMTRNPLADPNVLGINYGASFMIVFAASQLSISSLPVLTGVSFAGAALAAIAVYMLGSLGRDGLTPLKIILAGAALSALFSSFTQGMLVLDEKGLSEVIFWLTGSVAGRSVEMLKAVLPFMAAGWIGALWIARHMNVLTMGEDTAQGLGQRTVFVKLTAGLIIVTLAGSSVAVAGPVGFIALIVPTIARLFSGNDYRWIIPYSAVLGAILVLVADIAARFVIQPEELPVGIMTAIIGIPAFIAIARKGIVAK, encoded by the coding sequence ATGGAAAGGTTGTTTTCCGGAAACCTGGCTAAGGGATCCGGTCTTGCGTTCGGCTTCCTCATCTTGATCGTGTGCGTATACGCCAGCATGGCATACGGAGCAACGCCGATCAATTGGACCGACGTGTACCATTCTTTTACGCAGTACGATGTGACTTCAAACGCACAAATTATCGTGCAGACTTCGCGTATGCCGAGAGCATTTACCGCAGCAGTTATCGGAGCAAGTCTGGCCATTGCTGGCTCGCTGATCCAAGGAATGACAAGAAACCCACTTGCCGATCCTAACGTGCTCGGAATAAACTACGGTGCTTCGTTCATGATCGTGTTCGCCGCGTCGCAGTTATCCATCTCCTCGTTGCCGGTACTAACGGGCGTATCCTTTGCTGGTGCCGCATTAGCTGCAATCGCGGTTTACATGCTCGGATCTTTAGGTCGGGATGGCTTAACTCCCCTTAAGATTATTTTGGCGGGAGCCGCATTGAGTGCCCTCTTCTCTTCATTCACGCAGGGAATGCTCGTACTAGACGAAAAGGGCTTGAGCGAGGTGATATTCTGGCTGACTGGATCGGTCGCAGGTAGATCCGTTGAAATGCTCAAAGCCGTGCTACCATTTATGGCCGCGGGATGGATCGGCGCGCTCTGGATTGCCAGACATATGAACGTATTAACGATGGGCGAAGATACGGCGCAAGGGCTCGGGCAACGGACAGTGTTCGTAAAGCTGACAGCTGGTCTAATCATCGTCACGCTGGCTGGTAGCTCTGTTGCGGTTGCAGGTCCAGTCGGCTTCATCGCATTAATTGTGCCTACAATAGCCCGGTTGTTCTCCGGCAATGACTACCGCTGGATCATTCCTTATAGTGCGGTGCTTGGCGCCATTCTCGTTCTCGTGGCGGATATTGCAGCGCGTTTCGTCATCCAACCAGAAGAGCTGCCCGTCGGCATTATGACCGCAATCATTGGCATTCCGGCCTTCATCGCGATCGCCAGAAAGGGGATCGTTGCGAAGTGA
- a CDS encoding FecCD family ABC transporter permease, with the protein MKTHMHVRFEKIPVSFFIHKKTLKLTIALIVASVVLFLVSASLGDMRIHPLDVIRAMFGNGTDEQRLVVHTLRLPRIVAAFLVGAALAVAGSILQGIIRNPLASPDIIGITSGASLAAVAFISYLSGTVSIVWLPVAAITGAGITSILIYLLAWKKGVTAIRLVLVGIGINFLLGSITKVILVKNPIFTSSQAYVWLTGTVYGTDWSIVAMILPWVAIFIPIAFVFARNVNVLQLGDDIASSAGSSVQRQRFTLLMISVALAGAAVSVGGAISFIGLITPHMTRKLVGPSFGGMLPVSALIGGLIVVAADTVARTAFLPYDIPVGVFTAGIGAPFFIYLLYRNRNS; encoded by the coding sequence GTGAAAACCCATATGCACGTTCGATTCGAGAAAATCCCTGTCTCATTTTTCATTCATAAGAAAACATTGAAGCTGACGATCGCGCTTATTGTTGCATCCGTTGTCCTTTTCCTGGTTAGCGCGTCGCTCGGCGATATGCGCATTCATCCTTTGGACGTTATCCGCGCCATGTTCGGGAACGGTACCGATGAGCAGCGACTCGTCGTTCATACTCTTCGCCTTCCTCGAATTGTAGCCGCTTTTCTCGTCGGAGCAGCGCTGGCGGTCGCAGGATCAATCTTGCAAGGAATCATCCGCAACCCACTGGCTTCCCCTGACATTATTGGCATTACGAGCGGTGCTTCCCTTGCTGCGGTTGCATTCATCAGCTATTTGTCAGGGACAGTGAGCATCGTCTGGTTGCCAGTTGCCGCAATCACGGGTGCAGGCATCACATCTATTCTTATCTATCTGCTCGCTTGGAAAAAAGGCGTGACAGCGATCCGACTCGTGCTCGTCGGGATCGGTATTAACTTTCTGCTTGGTTCGATCACCAAAGTAATACTCGTCAAAAACCCAATCTTTACATCGTCGCAGGCCTATGTATGGCTGACGGGTACGGTATACGGCACCGATTGGAGCATCGTAGCGATGATCTTGCCTTGGGTAGCTATCTTTATTCCAATTGCGTTCGTATTCGCCAGGAATGTGAACGTGCTTCAGCTCGGAGACGATATCGCGTCAAGTGCGGGAAGCTCCGTCCAGCGGCAACGCTTCACGCTGCTAATGATCAGCGTCGCCTTGGCAGGAGCCGCAGTATCGGTTGGCGGAGCCATATCGTTCATTGGACTCATCACACCACATATGACACGCAAGCTCGTCGGCCCTTCGTTCGGCGGCATGCTTCCGGTATCGGCCTTAATCGGTGGATTAATCGTCGTCGCGGCGGACACCGTAGCGCGAACGGCATTTTTGCCTTACGACATCCCAGTCGGTGTGTTCACCGCTGGCATCGGCGCCCCTTTCTTCATCTATCTGCTGTATCGCAACCGTAATTCATAA
- the ptsP gene encoding phosphoenolpyruvate--protein phosphotransferase — protein sequence MQMKGITASEGVAFGQAFTIRTAVRLPQETTTIKPSLVPSELRHFDMAVEHAYNDLNEIRLRLLAEARSDEAEILEVQLLLLKDDALIAVSRDKIERLLYTAQTAIEETTKEIMKGIQRLGDEYLEERAMDIEDVCRRIVRELRGESEPLEAIVDKEGLILICEDLTPSEAVRLHPKAVAGLVTATGGATSHAAIITRSMGIPAVVGMGGKLLSIQDGQWLLLNGTNGTLTTGTHKMLSNEYKHYIEKDKQSRATEDYGCLTTVEKKVNSLPIIGSNIGSLTEAQAARMNGAEGVGLFRTEFLFLGREDFPTEDEQFEAYRAVITTFDKGAPIVIRTMDVGGDKQLPSLRLDKEDNPFLGHRGIRISLNRLDLFRTQLRAVLRASHFGNVKLLFPMISTLNEWRRAIVQVEVMKSELKKEGIAFNEAMEIGMMIEVPAAALMVNRLADEVDFFSIGTNDLIQYTMAASRMTTHVNELNDPLQPAVISLIDHIITAAHEKGKRVGMCGEMAAHPLAAPLLLGMGLDEFSVGGAVVQPMRNLLGRYDREFLRGMSANVLNMDDVEEIRRYIERELHSSNSM from the coding sequence ATGCAGATGAAAGGGATAACAGCATCCGAGGGAGTTGCATTTGGTCAGGCATTTACTATTCGGACTGCAGTAAGGCTGCCGCAGGAAACGACGACGATTAAGCCATCATTGGTCCCTTCTGAGCTGAGACATTTCGACATGGCGGTCGAGCATGCCTACAATGACTTAAATGAAATTCGGTTGCGGTTGTTAGCTGAAGCACGGAGTGATGAAGCTGAAATCTTAGAAGTACAGCTGCTTCTCTTGAAGGACGATGCATTGATCGCTGTCTCCAGAGATAAAATCGAACGCTTATTGTATACAGCTCAGACCGCGATCGAAGAAACGACGAAGGAAATCATGAAAGGGATCCAACGTCTAGGGGATGAATACCTAGAAGAAAGAGCGATGGATATCGAAGATGTATGTCGAAGAATCGTTCGGGAGCTACGGGGAGAAAGTGAGCCTTTGGAAGCCATTGTAGACAAAGAGGGATTGATCTTAATTTGTGAGGATCTTACCCCCTCAGAAGCAGTGCGGCTTCATCCAAAGGCGGTAGCGGGCCTTGTAACAGCTACAGGGGGGGCGACTTCGCATGCGGCTATTATTACTCGTTCGATGGGAATACCTGCTGTTGTTGGAATGGGAGGTAAACTGCTTAGTATTCAAGATGGGCAATGGCTGCTGTTAAATGGGACGAACGGCACATTAACGACAGGTACGCATAAAATGCTGTCTAATGAATATAAGCACTACATAGAAAAGGATAAGCAAAGCAGAGCAACAGAGGACTACGGCTGTCTTACAACGGTAGAAAAAAAAGTAAATTCACTTCCGATCATCGGCTCCAACATTGGTTCGCTGACAGAGGCGCAAGCAGCGAGAATGAACGGTGCTGAAGGAGTAGGTTTATTTCGCACGGAATTTCTATTTTTAGGTAGGGAGGATTTTCCTACAGAGGATGAACAATTCGAAGCCTATAGAGCGGTTATCACTACCTTTGATAAGGGGGCACCAATTGTGATTCGCACGATGGATGTGGGAGGAGATAAACAGCTTCCTTCATTAAGGCTAGATAAGGAGGACAATCCTTTCCTCGGCCATCGTGGTATTCGTATTTCCTTGAATCGCTTAGATTTGTTCAGAACGCAGCTTCGTGCTGTGTTGAGAGCAAGTCACTTCGGCAACGTAAAGCTACTGTTTCCGATGATCTCAACGCTTAACGAGTGGAGACGGGCAATTGTCCAAGTGGAAGTTATGAAGTCCGAGCTGAAGAAAGAAGGTATCGCCTTTAACGAGGCGATGGAAATCGGGATGATGATCGAAGTTCCGGCGGCGGCGCTGATGGTAAATCGGTTAGCAGACGAGGTTGACTTCTTCAGCATTGGAACGAATGATCTGATCCAATACACAATGGCTGCGAGCAGAATGACGACTCATGTGAATGAATTGAATGACCCTTTACAGCCGGCTGTTATAAGTTTAATAGACCATATTATTACAGCAGCACACGAGAAGGGCAAGAGAGTAGGTATGTGTGGTGAGATGGCGGCTCATCCGTTGGCGGCACCATTGCTGCTTGGCATGGGTTTAGATGAATTCAGTGTTGGCGGAGCAGTGGTGCAGCCAATGAGGAATTTGCTGGGACGCTATGATAGAGAGTTCCTGCGGGGCATGTCGGCAAACGTCTTGAATATGGATGACGTAGAAGAGATTAGACGTTATATAGAGCGAGAGCTACATTCAAGTAATTCGATGTGA
- a CDS encoding HPr family phosphocarrier protein, with amino-acid sequence MQRTYTVMNSTGIHARPAGKIVNAAAGYPCEIHLVKEGKRFNAKSLVMMISIGAKCGDEITVVAEGDQCELAIEAIGVILSSNH; translated from the coding sequence TTGCAGAGAACCTACACGGTTATGAACTCGACGGGCATTCATGCACGCCCCGCAGGTAAAATCGTCAATGCAGCTGCTGGATATCCTTGCGAAATCCATTTGGTGAAGGAGGGTAAACGGTTCAACGCGAAAAGTCTAGTCATGATGATCTCAATCGGTGCGAAGTGTGGGGACGAGATTACTGTTGTAGCTGAAGGAGACCAATGTGAGCTTGCGATAGAGGCCATTGGTGTTATATTAAGCTCCAATCATTAA
- a CDS encoding PTS transporter subunit EIIC: MFAFLQKIGRSLMLPVAVLPAASILLRFGKIDYENDFHFGEFGRWLNDFIAPFLDAGGSAIFDNLPLIFAISIGIGVGGDAVAALAAVIAHLILNYVFVEVSTVFSNWSVLDAKQNMGVMGGIIAGIVASFFYKKYYQIKLPDWLGFFSGKRFVPIITSFSMVFISVGLGLIWGPIQVVLNDFGQWVTGLGGIGALIYTIANRLLIPFGLHHVLNSIAWFQIGTFTDVSGQVYRGDINRFFAGDPDAGLFMTGFFPIMMFALPAAALAIVHTAKREKRKLISSIFLSAALASFLTGITEPLEFAFMFVAPILYVAHAILTGLSAFIVAEIGIKHGFGFSAGFIDYAINYPLATKPLLIIPLGLLFAVVYYFLFRTMIVKFNLMTPGREQENGKQEKTATERADKQANNAQLVAEALGGVDNIKSIDACITRLRLIVHNENLVDDWRLKALGAAGVIRLGKGSIQAIFGMEAEKLKDQIKSIL, encoded by the coding sequence ATGTTCGCTTTCCTGCAAAAAATCGGAAGATCCCTTATGTTACCCGTTGCTGTTCTACCAGCGGCTTCTATCCTGCTCCGGTTCGGCAAAATTGATTACGAGAATGACTTCCACTTCGGAGAGTTCGGTAGATGGTTAAATGACTTCATTGCTCCATTCCTAGATGCTGGAGGGTCTGCGATCTTTGACAATCTTCCGCTCATTTTTGCGATCAGTATCGGGATAGGTGTCGGAGGAGATGCGGTTGCGGCGCTAGCTGCTGTTATTGCTCACCTAATATTAAATTATGTGTTTGTTGAAGTCTCTACCGTTTTTTCGAACTGGTCGGTATTGGATGCGAAACAAAATATGGGTGTGATGGGGGGCATTATAGCAGGTATTGTCGCCTCATTCTTCTATAAGAAATATTATCAGATAAAGCTTCCAGATTGGCTTGGTTTTTTCTCAGGCAAAAGGTTCGTTCCCATCATCACCTCATTCTCGATGGTGTTCATTTCTGTTGGCCTAGGCTTGATATGGGGTCCTATCCAGGTTGTTCTGAATGATTTCGGACAATGGGTTACTGGCTTAGGCGGGATTGGTGCTTTAATCTATACGATTGCTAACAGGCTACTCATCCCATTTGGCTTGCATCATGTGCTGAATAGCATTGCATGGTTCCAGATTGGCACCTTTACTGATGTTTCTGGCCAAGTTTATCGAGGGGATATCAATCGGTTCTTTGCGGGAGACCCCGATGCAGGTCTGTTTATGACCGGTTTTTTCCCGATTATGATGTTTGCGCTACCGGCAGCTGCACTGGCCATCGTACATACAGCCAAACGAGAAAAAAGAAAGCTGATCTCATCTATATTTCTAAGTGCAGCGTTGGCTTCATTCCTGACAGGTATTACTGAGCCGCTTGAATTCGCCTTTATGTTTGTGGCTCCTATATTGTATGTTGCACATGCTATCCTTACGGGCCTAAGCGCGTTTATTGTTGCTGAAATAGGAATTAAGCACGGCTTTGGTTTCTCAGCAGGATTCATCGATTACGCCATTAATTACCCCTTAGCTACGAAGCCACTACTAATCATCCCGCTGGGATTGTTATTTGCTGTTGTTTATTATTTCCTTTTTCGGACTATGATCGTAAAATTTAATCTAATGACTCCGGGTCGAGAGCAGGAGAATGGGAAGCAAGAGAAAACAGCCACTGAACGAGCTGATAAACAGGCAAATAACGCCCAACTGGTTGCGGAGGCGCTTGGAGGGGTAGACAACATTAAAAGTATTGATGCCTGCATCACGCGTCTGCGGCTAATTGTACATAACGAAAATCTCGTGGATGACTGGAGGCTGAAAGCCTTGGGAGCAGCAGGGGTCATTCGCTTAGGTAAAGGTTCCATTCAGGCAATCTTCGGTATGGAAGCGGAGAAGCTGAAGGACCAGATTAAATCAATATTATAG
- a CDS encoding PTS sugar transporter subunit IIA: MFQKRLSRMLGVSHSVAVAAPVSGRLIPLREVKDEVFSRGFMGEGVAIDPSDGYVVAPISGKVTHVIDTKHALVIEHSTGLQFLIHIGIDTVDLKGEGFLVLVKAGDTLLEGQVIMKFDLHNIRKAGYPAFVLITAIGERLIDYVECEYREVHMAEPDVFRIVLK; encoded by the coding sequence ATGTTCCAAAAAAGGCTTAGTCGCATGCTCGGAGTGTCCCACTCTGTTGCTGTAGCGGCACCTGTTTCAGGACGGTTAATTCCGCTCCGTGAGGTGAAGGATGAAGTTTTCTCACGTGGGTTCATGGGAGAAGGGGTGGCCATTGATCCATCGGATGGGTATGTCGTTGCGCCCATTTCTGGTAAAGTGACCCATGTTATCGATACGAAGCATGCCTTAGTGATCGAGCACTCAACTGGCTTGCAGTTTCTGATTCATATTGGAATTGACACTGTCGATCTGAAGGGTGAAGGCTTCCTCGTGCTGGTGAAAGCTGGCGACACCCTTTTGGAAGGACAGGTTATTATGAAATTTGATCTCCACAACATCCGTAAGGCGGGTTATCCAGCTTTTGTTCTTATTACTGCCATCGGAGAGAGACTTATCGATTACGTAGAATGCGAGTATCGCGAGGTTCACATGGCGGAGCCCGATGTATTCCGCATTGTACTGAAATAA
- a CDS encoding BglG family transcription antiterminator has translation MGLTRKGLLQIDRVVGNNVVLTLDPTTSKEYVLFGKGIGFASKGSDWISIEDPRIEKRYRLDEEHPISQFQELIENIDPEVIQISEQIIENVKEQMGTPVQPKVYFALPNHIQFALYRLKNGMEINNPFLHETQMSFPLEYEIASRAAAIISERFGISVPEDEVGFLALHVHSCLGKVSVGQLVRMTGLLNRIVEHIEQRRGSCLPRKGSEYVRLITHLRGAFERLLLGHHVSNPLAAEIKVHHPQLFALATEIAELIKEELDVAISDDEIGYMAIHLHRLFQVKLSTERE, from the coding sequence ATGGGTTTGACCAGGAAAGGGTTACTGCAAATTGATCGTGTGGTTGGTAATAATGTCGTTCTAACTCTTGATCCCACCACATCCAAGGAGTACGTTCTGTTTGGCAAAGGTATTGGGTTTGCCTCCAAAGGGAGCGATTGGATCAGTATCGAAGATCCTCGGATTGAGAAGCGCTACCGATTGGATGAGGAGCATCCCATCAGCCAGTTTCAAGAGCTGATCGAGAACATAGATCCAGAGGTTATACAGATTTCTGAGCAGATAATAGAGAACGTCAAGGAACAGATGGGTACTCCTGTACAGCCTAAGGTTTATTTTGCGCTGCCTAACCACATTCAATTTGCCTTGTACAGATTGAAGAATGGGATGGAAATCAATAACCCATTTCTTCATGAGACCCAGATGAGCTTCCCGTTAGAATATGAGATTGCTTCTAGGGCCGCTGCTATTATCAGTGAGCGATTCGGTATTTCCGTTCCTGAAGATGAAGTCGGTTTTCTTGCGCTTCATGTTCATTCCTGTCTGGGAAAGGTATCGGTTGGACAGCTGGTGAGGATGACGGGACTGCTAAATCGCATCGTTGAGCATATCGAACAGAGAAGAGGATCTTGTCTGCCGCGGAAGGGCAGCGAATATGTGAGGCTAATTACGCATCTTCGTGGGGCGTTTGAACGGCTATTATTGGGTCACCATGTTAGTAATCCATTGGCAGCGGAAATAAAGGTGCATCATCCCCAATTATTTGCTCTTGCCACAGAAATAGCAGAGTTGATTAAAGAAGAATTGGACGTTGCAATCTCGGATGACGAAATCGGATATATGGCTATCCATTTGCACCGCCTGTTTCAGGTTAAGTTATCAACTGAAAGAGAGTGA